In Flavobacterium sp. 83, the genomic window GATCGGTTTCAATTTTATATAAATTTCCAGAAGTTGCTTCATTGCTTACTATGCGGCTTGAATCATAAATATGATATTCTTTGGTTAGAATTTCAGGGAATTTCAGATATTGAATCGTTATGGAATCAGTTGGTTGAGTGAAATTATTTTTAAAAATCAAGAAGGCTCTTTGAAAATTTACTTTATAAAAAGTGGTGTCAATAGTATTCTCATTGGCGTCAAGCACTTTGAAGAAACTAGAATTGATATTTTCATTTTCAATATGGATAGTGTCACGAGTAGCAGCGATTTTTTTTATTTGATATAACGATTTGATTTCCTGGGCTTGTAGTCCGGAAAAAAACATTATTAAAAACAAAAACACTACTTTTTTCAACATAGATAGTATAACGTCTATGCATCAAAAGTAGTGTATTCTGTAAAACAATAAGTACAAGTCAGGTCTTTAGGATGAAAAGATTTTCTAATTTTCTTTGGTTACTACCTGCATGGTCTCACGGCTCACTTGTTTCAATAATACGGTTTTGTTTTCCTCAACTGTTGCTGCTGCTTTATCATTGAAATGTCGAATGGTATATAAGGTGACATTTTCATCAAATTCCACTTTGAATTTTTTCGAAAGAATGGCGTTCAAATCTTTGAAATTTTCAAATTTATCCTCAACGCAAACAGAAAAACTAATTGCTGAATTTTGAATTAAATTTACTTTTATTTTAAATTGGTGAAACAAAGCAAAAATTTCACTAATGTTTTCTTCCATTATAAAAGAGAAATCTATTGACGAAAGCGAAATCAAGAGTTGGTTTCTTTTGACAATAAAACAAGGCAAATACGGTTCTAAATCGGCTCCTTTTGCAACACGAGTTCCCGGTAGTAAAGGATTAATAAACGATTTTACAAATAAAGGAATCTCCTTTTTTTGCAAAGGCTGTAATGTTTTTGGGTGTATAACTGTAGCGCCATAAAAAGCTAATTCAATCGCTTCACGGTAGGAAATTTGGTTAAGTAAACTTGCATTTTCGAAATACCTTGGGTCAGCATTCATGACACCTGGAACATCTTTCCAGATGGTTACACTTTCGGCATTTAGGCAATAAGCAAAAATTGCAGCAGTATAATCAGAACCTTCACGACCTAAAGTAGTGGTGAAGTTATTTTCGTCAGAACCTAAAAATCCTTGAGTAATGTTTAATATTTTTCTTTTTACATTTTTGGCAATATTCTTCTGTGTTAATTCCCAGTCAACTTCTGCATCTCTATAAGTAGCATCTGTTTTTATATAATTTCGCACATCTAACCATTGTGTTTTTATTCCCATAAAGCTCATAAAATGGCTCAGAATAGTGGTAGATATCAATTCGCCATAACTTACAATTTGATCGTAAACGAAATTATAATTTGGCGATTTATTATGCGCTAAAAAATATTCTAATTCAGAAAATTGATTATTTACCGCAGTAAACACTTCGTGCTTTTCTTCTTCAAACAAATCCATAAGAATTTGATTGTGGTATTTTTTTACTTCTTGAACGGATGAATTTAATTCAGCCGATTTGTCAAAATAATTTTTTATAACGGTTTCAAGTGCGTTAGTAGTTTTTCCCATTGCAGAAACAACTAATAATACATCCTCATAACCTGCTTTTTGCAAAACGTCATATACGTTTTTTATTCCTGCAGCATCTTTTACAGAAGCACCACCAAATTTGAATACTCTCATTTTAAAATTCAGATTTCAGTTTTTCAGATTTCAGTTTAAATATTTGAAATTTGAAATTATTATTTATTGTTATTTATTGTTATTTATTTTTTTCTAAGAACGCGTCAATTCCTGCTTCATCCATTTGAACAACATCCCAATCTCTTAATACTTTTGCTCCTGATTTTTCATAAAAATCAACTGCTGGAGTATTCCAGTCAAGGACATGCCAGTCAATTCTTCGGACATTATCTCTTTTACCTTGTTTGATGATTTCAGAATATAAGGCATAGCCTAGTCCGGTTCCGCGCATTTTATCTTTTACCACTAAATCCTCCAGATGAATTATTTTTCCTTTCCAGGTAGAATAGCGATAATAATACAAAGCGATACCCACAATTTCCGATTCCACCTCGGCTACAAAAACATGAAATAAAGGAGTTGTGCCAAAACCATCGCGAACTAAATCATCAACAGTGATAAGAACTGCATCAGGTTCTTTTTCAAAGTCTGCCAATTCTTGAATTAGTCCTAAAACCGCTTCCATGTCTTCGTGATTTCCTTTTCTAATATTCATATATTCTTATTTTAAATGATTGAATTGCTCAAAATAAAGCATTTTTCATTCATTATTCAACTATTTTATAAGCAAATATACAATAGAGCTAAACTAAGTAAATATTATTCAAATCATTTTCACAAAAAGAGCGATATTTGTGACTTCAAATTAACTACAACGATTTCGTAATGGAAAAACTCAACAGAACTTTAGGTGAATTTATCATCGAAAACCAAAATGCTTTTCAATATTCGTCAGGTGAATTATCCCGGATTATTAACTCAATTCGGTTGGCTGCAAAAGTAGTGAACTACAAAGTAAACAAAGCGGGACTAGTAGACATAATTGGAGCCGCAGGAGAGCAAAATATACAGGGAGAAGACCAACAAAAACTAGATGTATATGCCAATGACATTTTTATTCAAACTTTAATCAACCGTGAAATTGTATGCGGTATCGCTTCAGAAGAAAATGATGACTTTATTACAGTGGAAGGTAGTGACAAAAGCCACAACAATAAATATGTGGTTTTGATGGATCCGCTAGATGGATCTTCAAATATTGATGTGAATGTTTCCGTAGGGACAATATTCTCTGTGTATAGACGTGTAACTCCAATAGGTACTCCGGTTACAATTGAGGATTTTTTACAGTCAGGAACGAATCAGGTTGCGGCAGGTTATGTAATTTATGGAACGTCAACAATGCTGGTTTATACTACAGGTCATGGTGTAAATGGGTTTACTTTAAATCCTGCAATAGGAACTTTTTATTTATCGCATCCCAATATGCAGTTTTCTAAGGATGGAAATATTTATTCCATCAATGAAGGAAACTATGTTCATTTTCCGCAAGGAGTTAAAGACTATATTAAATATTGCCAGCTTGAAGAGGAAGACAGACCTTATACTTCACGCTATATAGGGAGTTTAGTTTCTGATATTCATAGAAA contains:
- a CDS encoding aspartate kinase produces the protein MRVFKFGGASVKDAAGIKNVYDVLQKAGYEDVLLVVSAMGKTTNALETVIKNYFDKSAELNSSVQEVKKYHNQILMDLFEEEKHEVFTAVNNQFSELEYFLAHNKSPNYNFVYDQIVSYGELISTTILSHFMSFMGIKTQWLDVRNYIKTDATYRDAEVDWELTQKNIAKNVKRKILNITQGFLGSDENNFTTTLGREGSDYTAAIFAYCLNAESVTIWKDVPGVMNADPRYFENASLLNQISYREAIELAFYGATVIHPKTLQPLQKKEIPLFVKSFINPLLPGTRVAKGADLEPYLPCFIVKRNQLLISLSSIDFSFIMEENISEIFALFHQFKIKVNLIQNSAISFSVCVEDKFENFKDLNAILSKKFKVEFDENVTLYTIRHFNDKAAATVEENKTVLLKQVSRETMQVVTKEN
- a CDS encoding GNAT family N-acetyltransferase, which gives rise to MNIRKGNHEDMEAVLGLIQELADFEKEPDAVLITVDDLVRDGFGTTPLFHVFVAEVESEIVGIALYYYRYSTWKGKIIHLEDLVVKDKMRGTGLGYALYSEIIKQGKRDNVRRIDWHVLDWNTPAVDFYEKSGAKVLRDWDVVQMDEAGIDAFLEKNK
- the fbp gene encoding class 1 fructose-bisphosphatase — encoded protein: MEKLNRTLGEFIIENQNAFQYSSGELSRIINSIRLAAKVVNYKVNKAGLVDIIGAAGEQNIQGEDQQKLDVYANDIFIQTLINREIVCGIASEENDDFITVEGSDKSHNNKYVVLMDPLDGSSNIDVNVSVGTIFSVYRRVTPIGTPVTIEDFLQSGTNQVAAGYVIYGTSTMLVYTTGHGVNGFTLNPAIGTFYLSHPNMQFSKDGNIYSINEGNYVHFPQGVKDYIKYCQLEEEDRPYTSRYIGSLVSDIHRNMIKGGIYIYPTSSKAPKGKLRLLYECNPMAFIVEQAGGKASDGFGRIMEIEPTELHQRVPFFCGSYNMVEKAEDFMYKAKLSKY